The DNA region ctcatctacaaaatggagacaaCAAAGCACTTATCTCTTATAGTTGTCTGgaagataaaacaagataatatttttagagaacgctgcaagccttaaagtgccatagaagTCCCGTTATTATTCCCTGTTCCATGCTGTCTCTTTCTAGGACATAGGAAAGGATTATGCAGACTTCAACACTGCCAGCAGTGAATGCCCATTCTGATCCACCGCCAAAGAAACTGTCATTTCTCTCTAGGAAAAGCAGTAACTGAAAGATCAGTTTTCCAAGGTGAAACCCAGAGCCCCTGGGATCAAGGCTATGGGATTCCCATCTGTTGtgagtgaggcccagagaattttcTTCTGGTCCAGATGGAACACAGGGAAGCACACAGAGAAGACAACAGACTTACTTGACTAGGTCTAGATGGTTTGGTTAAGGGATATGCAGCCAACCTCTATGTGACTATGATTATAACCATATCTAGTGTCACTGTCTAGTTATTTACCTTAAATCAGAATCTTTAAGACTGAAAGATGCCTCAGAGAGCTTCTGCTCTTACCCCTTTgttctacaaataaggaaatggagacacaaaaaggaaacagagaatcATGGGTTTGGAGATAAAGAGACCTCTGAGACCATCTAGTCACCTCCTtcatatgatgatgatgatggtgatgatgaaactgagactgagggaggttaaatgacttttagAAAGTCCAAGGTCTCATAATCATTAAGtggcagagaaaggatttgaacctaggtcctggCTCCAGAGCCAAGGCTTTATTCAAAATCTTCTTCGAAGAGATGGGACCAGAACCTAGGGTTTCCTGAATCTTAGTTCAGTGTTATTCAtagtaattttgttgttgtttagtcattttcattcatgtgtgactcttcatgaccccatttggggttttcttggcaaagatactggagtggtttgtcattccagctcattttacagatggggaaactgaggcaaacagggttaagtgactcgcccagggtcacacaactagtaagtacctgaggccagatttgaactcaggaagatgagtcttcctgactccaagcccagtgctccatccaccgtgccacctagttcTAAATAGGTGGCATATAAAGATACATAATTTTAAAGcttacaaaatgattttttataaCAACTCTGCGAGGTAGGTCAAGTGTAtcactattttcattttacagatgaggaaactgagtcttaaatatattaaatgtcaCCTAGTtaatcagagccaggatttgaccttggaccagtgctctttccattatgtcaAACTGCCTTCTCTGCATACGTATCCTACGATAGACATACTTTTGTTCATTCAaaagcatttaaagcttttcacagccCAGCCCCATCTTAACTCGCCAGCCACGTTACACGTTACTCCTCTGTACGCATGCTAGGGCCTAATGAAATCCCcctgcttgctgttcctcagaAACGTGACTTCATCTACTATTTCTGTGCcttttgtgtgtgtacatgtacactgACATACCTACGCATACATGCAGAGCTATacaacacatatgtacatgtatatacacacatgcatgcatacatccAGTAAAACTGGCGAAGCCCCAGGTAGGAAGGAGACtgataaaacagagaaaaggcagtgaaTCCTCAGGATCCTGCTCCAGGGGGATGGAAATTAATCACAGGATAATTAAAGGAAAGCTTCAGCAAAAGTTCCCATGCGATCTGACAGGGATCTCCGACTCATTGACCAGACAGTCACAGTAGTTCTGGGGCTGCCTCCCTTCAGTTCAAGAAGACTCCCAGGGGATGTCTGTCAATGCTTGTGCTCCCTTGGCCACCAAAATGCGGCACACCTTGTCTGTCTGAGGCAAGCAGGGGAGTTAGCCAGGGATGAGATGAGTGATGCGTCTGAATTATATTCAATTCACCAAATGTGTATTAGGTACAAGGCAGTGGGAAAACTCACTCAATGGTTGAGCACTTTAGggtttgtctgactcttcgtgactccatggaccatatcaCACCAATActatccatagggttttcttggccaagttaCTAGAGCAGTTTTCCATTAagtagattaaggcaaaaagaggttaagtagcttgcccagtataacacagctagtgagtgtctggagccacatttgaactcaggtcttcccatctCCAAGCCCACCGCTCTATCtgttgagccacctagctgcctcctagagCTAACActttgtacacacatacacacatattacacatataatgcatacatacgagtatatataggtatatatgtatgtacgtgtgtgtgtgtatgtatgtatgtatgtatgtatgtatgtatgtatgtatatatctcctgGGTGTCTGAGACCCCTTTCAGGTCTCACTTGAACTTTTGCTGAAACCTGCCTTTAATTATACTGTGGTTGAGTTTCACCCTCATTGGAGCAGAATCTACTGAAAATTTCATTATCTTCCCTTTGCATTATCAGGCTCCTTTTTGTCTGGCACTTCATGGgttttattaaatataagagagcaaatataaattccttcctGGTGAGCTTTTGAGCTGGTTATGAAATTTCATCTTTCACCGAACTCAGTACTGTGATCTTGGACTTctctgtttcaatttcctcatctataaaatggtactattatcactattactactactacaactattactactagtactagtactactactactacttacccTGTCCATCACTGAGGTGTTGTGAGAACCAAGCGAAAGAATGGCGATGCACACAAACACAGTTCAAAAATAGAGAGTGCTATGCAAGCCCAAGTTATTATGATATACAGCACCCAGACAGTTTACCATTTGGAAAACAGTTATCAACCTGTGCACACACAAATGGTGTTTTTCCCTTTGTACCGTAGGGGACTGCCTGGATTGGTGTAGTTGATGATGGAGGCAGTGTGGTCACCACATACAATGTTACTGCTGGTCAGGTGATCTTCTTTCCTAAAAATATCCTGCACTGGATAAAGAATGTGGGGACTGAGGACTGccttttcttgctcttcttcacaACTCATGATGAGCTTCAGACCCTGGATGTGGATGATGTGTTTTTCTCTACACCAGAGGACATTGCATCCAGGTCCCTCAAGGTTTGTACCATGTCTTGAAGTGTATGCTACCATGAAGCGTTGGGTTAACTTAGATGGGCCATGAAAGCCAGCCCAGGGTCTTCAGGATGGGGCTAGAAGAAATTTAGCCCTGAATGAGTGTAAGGACatttaattcaatgaacatttctcAAGTTCACTATCCTAGCCATCCGCTCTAGAACTGCAGGATCTCAGAGTAGGAGGGACCGAAAGGATTTCCAACATGACTCCTACCTGAACATGCTTTTCACAACCTTCCTCCCAAGTGATCCTCCAGTATCCACTTAGAAATATCAGTGGTAGGAACCCACTTCCTCTCAAGGCAGGCCTTTCCTCTTGGGGATAGTATTTCCTGAGCCCCTGTGGCATATCTTGCCTGATGCTAGAAATGGaattgcttttgtttcctttcttgggGATTTCCATGGAATACAGTTTGTATTGGGGAGAAATGTGAAATTcacttaaacatttattaagcacttactgtgtgcaatgaCACAGTGAAGTTGACACAGATGTTTGTATGCTCTTAGTCTGATGCAAAGATCCCTACTCTTTTCCTGGTGAATAGTGACTTTTGGTATCCTCTAAGTCTTAAGATCACCTGTGACAAACTACTGAGAGAACAGATGCTGATCCAGGGAAAGGGTCAGATTTGGAGAGTGTGCCAGTAAGGGCTCTGAGCAGTGGTAGCCAGCTGGGAGATCAATGAGGTCAAGTTTCAAGATTGACATTTCTGAGCACCAGTGGCCtgatgaaatgaggaagaagtaGAGGGCCTAATAGAAACATGGGCAAGAGAAGAGTCCCATACAGTTGATGAGCCCAGTACTTCTTTCAACTGGAAGGGCTGGCATTAAATTAGGATAGGTCTTTTAATGCTTGTCAGATACTTCCCAAACTTTTAATTGTATTTTGACTTTAGATGGGGATGTTTATGTCTTTGATGTCTTAAAGAGGTACAATAAAAAACTAATGGGGCTTCTGCTGTTTGTACATTTTAGCCTGAAGGCGGAGTTAATTTCATTAGAACGTTCCAGAAACAAGAAGAGGATCAGGCTGTCAATCTCCCTCCCAATTTGGCTGAGCTGGTTATGAACGCCAGCTACATACAGTCTCCAGACAGCTTGGTGTGGCGATACTTTTATGATCTTAAAGGTACAGGATGAACTGATATAATATTTTTCTTGAGGCCCAAACCCAATTAATCTAGGATGCAATAATATGGTTCATATATTCAATAAACATGGAACCAAATGAGGATTTTATGAAACTCATATTATTGAAGAGATTTACAGTATGAAGATCTGGTAGGATTTTCTCTTCGGACTTAGAAAGATATGAAATAACCTCATATATTTTTTTGCAAGCAAAATGGGATGTCAGTGACTCGCAGTTGTACACAATTGTAATTTTAGCTTTATGGCTTCTTGTATTCCAAGTAGACAGCCTCTGTGATTAATTTGAGCTAAAAATGCTTTCTTCTCAAtaatgtgatttctttttttcctaccttGCATTCTCCTGTGCTTTTGTATGAATAGACAAAGACAGAGTTAATAAACTCTAATAAGGCTATACAGGAGAGCTTTGGGACAAGggaatgtataaaaagagaaccACTGTCCCCTAGGATGTGGACTTGTAGCATAGAGTATCCATAGGGGTCAGTTTTCGGCAACACACTATTGGGatgctataaaatgagaaaatattgctaaagtgctttgtaagccttaaaatgctacataaatactagctattactatttttattattattaatgcgcTCTACTCTCCACCACTTTCATGAATCACTGCCCTGCTACTACAAATCTCaaccctcatctctgcctccctccttcccctacttgcctccttcctctcctcctccctgccatTAAGGCCTAACTCCCACTTTTTTGTAGGAGAAAGTCTGCTCTATGTTTTACTTACCCCACTGGGGCTTGTAAGGGTCTGTGcgaacacacacaaatattttaaCTGCTGGCAGGATATTAATGGGAGAGGACTaaatctcccccaccccaaccactgGCATGGCACACATTTTAGTAGAAATCTCTGGAGACAATCACAGAAgtatagattttgagctggaaggttTCTTACAGGTCAGTGAGTCCAATGAAGAAGCCACAGAAATGAAAttacttgttcaggatcacataggtactaagtgcccaagtcaggatttgaatttagttccTCTGACTCTACATCCACCCCACCATACCTCAATGCCACAAATGACCCTGCCTTTGATATTTCACTCCCAGGGATTTTGATGATGAGGGTTTTAGGCTAGATAACAAGTGTTATAACAGACCAACATTTGAGGGCCCAGTAAAATCTTGTGATATCCTTCAAATCATTCCCTCCAGGGGTCACTTGATCTGCCTAGAGCAAAGCTGACATCTTATTGCATTCTGTGATGGCTCCCATCTGTTGTATTGCTGTCTGGAAGTCTTTTGGTTTGTCTTGTGATTTTCAAACTTCCTCTTATTTAGGTTCAAAAGAATTTCGATTTCCGGGAGGAATAATCCAATGGGCTCGGTATCGAAAAAATGGAAGTGAACTAAGTGACAACGAGAAAATTTTCAGTGAATCCTTGAATCAGGTAATTTGGAGAAAATTATTTGCATGGGCACTGGCATTTATAACAGAGTAGGACccaaatttctcttttaaaaataaatattttcaagctGTAAATCAACAGTCAGGAGGAGGTTTGTCAAATAACAGATTAATTAGAGCAATGTGGATGGGGAATTCAGGGCTCACCTTGGATTTGGGGGTCTGAATAATCTGACTTGGGGTAGCTACAggtagtcaggaagagctgacaCTCCCCTAATATCCCCTTTCTTCTGACTTGGAAGAGACTATTATGTTGTAACATTCCCTCTGACTTTGAAGAGACTATTATGTTGTAACAATGTGTGTTAACTAAacaactgtttttctttctgttttcagcaTGAACATTCCCTTACTCTGGGAACTCTCAGAATTTACACCAATGGCTTAAGACagcctcattttcattttaatgctAATGAAATGGGATATGTCATCAGTGGATGTGGAAAGGTGATTTCTTAAAACTATTGTACAAacaaatttcttatttttcttctgtaatgCCAAAAAAAGGCGAAAAGAAACTGTAGATACTCTGTTCTAGTAGAAAAGACTTTGACTTTGATGTTGGAGGACCTAGGTTAAAGTTCTAGCTACTTACCACATGTGTTAGCTCAGGCAAATCACTGAGCTTTGGGGGACCTCAGCGTCCTTGTGGAAAATGAACAGTgctaccactctagtgcaggcccttatcatgCTTTGATTATTGCATTGTTGggtgggtctgcctacctcaatgctctgtttggcatttgaggCCTTTCacaacctccctccctccttttcagtcttcttaaaccttactcttgAACACATACTCCTTGATCTAGTGATGcaggcctcctggctgttccatgaatgaGGCACTCCATTTCTGGGCTCCAGGCCTTCTCTCTGGccgtcctccatacctggaatcctctccctccttggctccaactactgacctccctgatttcctttaagtctcaactaaaatcccaacttctacgggaagccttccccaccccttgccttccagtgctttccctcttttgattatcttctatttatcctatatatagcttgttttgtatgtatttatttgcatgttgtctcccccattacattgtaagctcattgagagcagggaccatcttttgtctctttttgtatccccagtgcttaggaaaatgtctggcacatagtaggtgtttaataaatatttattgaattgaattaagtaaaatggaggaattacatttcccttccaattctataaCCTACGATGCTCTGAATACCAGAGTGAAATTCATACATGATCTCCTCTGTAACGGTGAGCCTAATTAGGGAGGACTGGCAGTCAGTGTACGTTCACATGGTGGTCTTTGACTCTGTCAGTGGATGTTAATGTACCAACACTCCCAGCAGGGGCTAGGGATAGCCCTCAGAAAGTGGTGAGGGCGGGAGCTGACTAGTAGCAAAGATACCACATAATACCCCTACAAATTTACTCTGGGTGCCTATTTCCGAATTGAAATGTATTGACATCTTGGGCTGATGCCATTCTGGAGGGTTGAACTTAGACACCCTTCAGAATAGGGCCCTAGCAACCACAGCAAGACTTTGTAAAAACCGGTGAGGTGATGACTGCTGTGCCCTTTGAACTCTGAGTAATTGTATGTGAAAGGCAGAATGGCCAACTTCCTCGTCTAGAGAGAGGTTCCTTGTGACCGTATGCTTTTATTTAGCCCTTCTTGACTACTACTGCTTTATAAAAGTCTATAAGAcattttggggaggagagaagacctgtgatttcattgtcagAGCAACCTCTCAGTGAaaaaactctctccaccaatacagattaTCAGTCACTCCATCACCATTTagtaagagcctactgtgtgcgaggcactaggctaagtgctaGACACACAGAGGAGAGTGGAACATAGTCCCAACTTTTAAGTAATTCACAGTTTGACACCTGTGTTTGGACTTACGGTCATTAAAAATTGCCTACGGCGCTAAGATGCCTGGGCGCACCATCAGCGGGGATCAAAGATGGGGTTTTTCTTGACTGTGAGACCAGCTCCTATTTATTGTGTCTCAGTTATAATAgcatgctgttgttgttcattcatattcaactctttgtgatcccatttggggttcccttagcaaagatattggagtcatctgttgattctttttccagttcattttatagacaaggaaactgaggcaaacagttaagtgacttgcccagggtcacccggctagtaagtgtctcaggccagatttgaacttaggtcctcctgactccaggcccagcactctatccactgcaccatctataaTAATTCTTGGTGatgatatttgtatttttccactaaacctttatattttattttgcttaggTGGGAATTATTAGTACCCAAGGTACTACTGATTTTAACATTGGTATTGGAGATGTAGTATTTTTCCCTATTGGAACCCAGCATTACATCAAGAGCACGTGTGATGAGGATCTGCTTTTCATTCTGGCCTTCACCACTGGAAACCAGGTAAGAATTACATTCCAGTGTTACAGACAGTTCaaaggaatggaagaaagaacaTGGAATGCGTCAGATCACTTTCTAAATTTAATCTGCCATATACATAGGTTCTTCACTTTAAACAAGTCTAGCTCACAAAGATCTGTATctatacccatacatacataacattgtgtgtgtgtgatggagaggattattcattttataggtaTATTACTTTGCAAAAATGTTTACAATagaaggcaaacaggataaaataTTAATCCCAACTCAACAGAATGTCGTTAATAAGGGATAAAGACAAAGACTtgaatttcagttttttaaaaattaaaaaatatagggCTGAAGCGAGACCTGGCttggcaagcaatgtgatatagtgTCTGGGGAGTTGGCTTCCCAGGCAGGAtgaactgtgttcaaatcccatctctgacacagactggctgCCTGATCcaaggcaaatcaattaacctctcaagGCCTCAGACGACTCTCTTAAGGCTAGATTACAGAACAACTATTAATCTGTATTGATAAAGGGGAATAtgtctacactgatgaaatcacaggcctgcgtacacacacacacacacacacaggcacacatacgCAACAAATGTAGAGGTTTTAGCTGACCAAAACCTTAAAAAGAGGTAACAGTTTTCTATGGTAGCTCCTCAAAAAAAACTAGTCCACTATTAGGTTGCATTAATACAAATATAGTGTCTCGATCACAGTATCACAGGAAGTATCTGTCCTGTTGTACCCTATGATGGTCAGGTCACATCTGGAGTACAGTGTTCAGATATGGGTGCTGCATTTTTAGAGAGACACTGACAAACTGGACAGTGTGTAAAGACAACCGAGATTTTAAGGAATTCAGTTCAATGCAGCAGACATTTATAATATGCCTCTTATGTGCAGGGAGCTGTGATGGGTGCTGAAAGGCATCTCATATAAGTAATAGTTCAAAACCTCATAAGATATTAAGCTCGGAAATGCCAAGATTTAGGGAAATCAGTGTCACTCTTCATATGTTTCAGAGTctttcaaataagaaaaagaagcaatgtTGTTCTGTACGATTCCTTAGGGCAGAATTAGGACCAGTGGGTAGAAGTTCTAgcgaggcagattttggcttaatATAAGAAGGAACTTTCTCACAACTAGGGCTGTTCAACCAGAGAATAGGCTGCCATGCTGGGTAGTGAGCTCACTGTCACTGAAGAAATGAAACAGAGGTTAAACCACCATCTGTCAGGGATGCTATAGAGGGGGTTCCTACAATTAGACtatatggcctctaagatcccttccaactctaagcttCTATAAgggactgggggaggggtggggaggagaggaactgTGACCTcgatgccacatgtggccctctcggTCCTCAAGTTAGTACATTTAAAGACAGAGGTGCTTTACATATCTCTTGGCAGAAAGAGATCAGCTGTGTAAAGCcaggtatgtatgtattgtcCAGTTGGCTGTATATATGCTCTAACATATTTTAAAGTCCATCTTAGAAATTTGAGTTGGGACAGTCCTAATGTGGTGTCCTTTGATTTGCATTGGCAGCTACAAACCCTGGACCTGGATGACTATATCCATGCAACAGCTGATCACATTCTGGCCCAGCTTTTCTTCAAGAAGCAGAGTGAGTTTAAGAAGATCCCAACATTCACTGAGGATCAAGGCATCAATTTGCCTTAGACTGACCGATGACTTGGCATCtacttttccttctccactctTCTTTCCTAAGAAACATTTGGTTTCAGTTAGAGTATTTCAAATACAAAGCCATCTCATCTTTTCCAACAACTACGCAGCTAGCTCAGTGAAAGTGGATTTATTTgaatttcaatttaaaaacaaaggtaAAAGAAAGTAAACCGTTTGGCTGCATCTCTAATGTCCATGTACAAAGAAAGATCTCAGTGGAAACTGTGAAGATTAAGATGTGTATGGGAAAAGACTGATCttttaaatagaaatatttttatatagacTTATGTTATTTATGCATACAACTGTGTATTTTTCATGTTGCCTTTATCACACCAAAATTTAAGAACCCATTTTCCTATATCCATCCTTTCATAAaacaatcaagaaacatttattaagtgcgcTCTATGTTTCAGGTGCTGGGCTAGGTTCTGGCATCAGTAAAATTGAATGCTATGCATTTGTTCTTTCTAAATATCCTGTAATTTCCTATAAAGAGGCAGTAGTGGATACAGGGTAAAtctcagagtcaagaaggcctggattcaaattctgtctggTACACACTAGCTGGAAGACACTGGGGAATTCACAATCTCTTAGTGCCCTAAGTggttctctaagactgtaagtaaTAGAAGAGTTGTCAAGATTGATAGAAGGAATTTCTACACTTAAAGTAtgctatactgatgaaatcagatgTCTGGGCTGTCCTAATGTTCCCCTCAACCCACACAATAAGAAAGAGAGCATATTTGTGTATGGAAATTGtcagtgtgtatatacatatggtgAACCATTGGCATCTGGCTCCATAAAACCTTGTTTAGAGGTTGTATGTATATAGTGGTGGAGACTGCTTTAGGCTAGGTGCTTGTGACACATACAGTCACATAACCTTTAAAAGCTTTTAGCAGTAGCAATCAAGCCAATagtaaatttaatatatattttatatataactaCATCATTATGCTCAGGAGTGAAATCTATTCTTTTAATTACACTTGTATAGTAAAGATAAAGGTTTAGTGTTTTTTTCTGGGTTTACTTGAAATATAAGATATTACTACCTAAAGGAAAATGTTACTGCCTCGGaactttcactttttaaaaattacaatagaCGTGCAAGTTGAGTTACCTATAAAACCTACATAAGTCCAAATTAACTTtctgaatgtttaaaaataaaataaaataaactgataCAGACCAGTAAGTGGAAATATTTTTtgtgtattgtatgtatgtgtgaaaatAGGAACTACAATCATTTTGCAACATCTTGATGGACTAATACCCAACCGCCTAGTAATCTAATAGTAGAAAATTCCCAAATgtgattgaaagaaaaataaaattaaaaaaaaaacattcagcaCAAGGTAAAGTAGATGGTTTCATTCACTGATGAAGTAACTACTTGTCCTTGGATAAGAGACCCTGAAGTTTTATATAAAAGGACTTCTTTAAGAATTGTAAAAGTATTTAGTCACTTTCCACTATCTCCTGCCTTTGgacaggaaattttaaaaaaaataattaaatcctGCCAGTTGCATTCCAAATACTCCACTTTCCTCCCTTGGCTAAGCCCCCTCTCTTCCcctgaaataaaatgttttactaAGTTGCCACAGAatgctattctggaaagcaatttggaagtatgcccagaAAGTTACCAAACTGAGCATACCGTTTAACAAAACTATACTACTACGAGGCCTATATCTCAGacatcaaagaaaatatttgtaacagctctttttgtggtagccagaAGTTGGAAAATAAGGAGATAGCTTCTTTTGGGAGAACGATCAACAaattatgctatatgaatgtagtagaatattatataatgaaaaatgatgaaatgaacaaTTTTAGAGGAAACttggaagacctctatgaactgatacagagtgaaatgtgAACAATCTATATGTACAGTGATAACGAcattaaagagaaaaacaactttgaaagatgttagaactctgatcaaacaACACAACGATAAACAAGGAGTCTGAAAGAAAGACGTTGAAACATGACTCATCACCTGACAGGGAGGTGATGAAttcaaaatgcagaaagagacattcAATTTCAAAAATGGctaatgtaggaatttattttattttttgctaagcTATTCAACTATGTATTcagggctttattttttttaagtggctCAATAGGGAAGGTAAAGAGGGATCAATTAATGAAAtataattgttaattttttaaaaagacattttaaaaagaaaacattttgacactaaaaagggaaaagattggCACTTTAGAAAAGGAAGGTAAACACAAAATTGACTTGGGTGCCTTTTTACTAGTGAAGTAGGTCAGAGATCGAATTTGGGGAGGAGAAATTTggtaaaaaatgggaaaatttgaAGGAGAACCACATCTAGGATCTGATACTTATCCATATTCTGCTTCTCAGATGAAAAAAAGACCAAGATTAAGAACAATTAAGGAAAGTATTAGCAGGATCAAGGAGGGTCAAGAAGGATTAGGGAGTAGACCCTGAAGAGGaagagtaaagaagaaaaagggaaaggaagctgAATGGAACAACTGAAGGGTGAAACTCATTGATGGAGCAGATTGGTGGGTGTAAGGTTAAAGAGAAGGTGGCTATAGCTAAAGAAGTGCTATTGAGACTAAGAAAAGCAAATTGAGCATCTAGTTTGTAAGCTATGATAATTGGCTATAAAAATTTTAACCAGGTGCTTAGGGTAGGGTTGTAAACACACACAAGTAATTCTAAAAATCGAGACTGAAAATCTTCGCCAAGATCAGGAGAAAGGGAAATTGTTCAGTGACACACATGGAGTTTGTGATGTTTGTAATTCCGCCATAGCTCAGTGACTGTTATT from Trichosurus vulpecula isolate mTriVul1 chromosome 1, mTriVul1.pri, whole genome shotgun sequence includes:
- the LOC118843158 gene encoding uncharacterized protein LOC118843158, whose protein sequence is MDNSAFEMHENVLPSSPSRGKMNTSSGLEKKSQWSLMRIFLVCLLACIITTFIGVLILSLVYVSTFRPHADIYFQPKAPETTTDPKGENPVDFKFQFLNHLHKSKVFEYPGGAIQWARYRNNLKDYLSIEEEAFGTSLNRQQSHMTFGTLRIKSNGLRAPHWHFNANEHGYLAQGTAWIGVVDDGGSVVTTYNVTAGQVIFFPKNILHWIKNVGTEDCLFLLFFTTHDELQTLDVDDVFFSTPEDIASRSLKPEGGVNFIRTFQKQEEDQAVNLPPNLAELVMNASYIQSPDSLVWRYFYDLKGSKEFRFPGGIIQWARYRKNGSELSDNEKIFSESLNQHEHSLTLGTLRIYTNGLRQPHFHFNANEMGYVISGCGKVGIISTQGTTDFNIGIGDVVFFPIGTQHYIKSTCDEDLLFILAFTTGNQLQTLDLDDYIHATADHILAQLFFKKQSEFKKIPTFTEDQGINLP